The Candidatus Rokuibacteriota bacterium sequence CCGGGCTGATCCACACCCTCGCCGGCGGTCCTTCTTCGAGCCTGATCCTGACCTGAAGCAGCCGCCCGACGACCTCGACCACGGTCCGGAGGTGCGGCGGCAGCGTCGGGCAGGAGAACGCCGACTCGCCGCGCGCGAGGGCCAGGAAGGCCACGAGCTGATCCGCCAGGTGGTCGTCCACCGGGGCGCCGGTCGCGATGTACGCGAGGAGCTGATCGACCGCCTCGTCAGCCACGCGCTCGGCGGGGACGCCCCGGCGTCCGAGGGCCGAGAACCCAGCGCGGCCTCGGCTGGTGAGAAAGAGCACGGTCCCGGGACCGCGGGCTGAGGTGTCCTCTTCGAGCGCGATGCTGGCGTTGAGCCCCGTAGCGGCGAGCCGCTCGAGGGCGCGGCGGCGCTGGCGCTCGGCGATCGAGCGCGGGAGGCGGGAGACCGCGGAGAGGCCGGAGATCTCAACGGGAGCCTCCGGGCGCCCGAAGACTACGCCCCGAAGACCGCGCGTCGGCTGAATCGTCGCCTCCACCACGCCGCCTCCGGCCGGATACCAGCCCCAGCGCCTGAGCACGAGGTGGGCTTCCACGCCGATCTCGGCGAGGGCGGGGAGGAAGACGTCGGTGAGGTAGTGGACGGGGGGACTCCACGGTACGTGAGTTCCGCCGAGGAGCGTGAGCCGGGATGGGGCCTGCGCCAACGCGAGAGGCAGGAGGAGCGCCTGAAACAGGAGCGAGACCGAGCCCGCGCTCTCCTTCACGGCGCCCACGTCGAAGCGGTAGGCGCCTCCGCGGAGCGCCTGCGGGACGAAGGTCAGCTCTGTCGAGTTGAGTGTGTCCCCCACCACCGTGGCATCGCTCAGCGCCGCGAGGGCGCGGACGACGGTGAGGTGCTGGGGCTGGAGCCCGGGCTTGGGTCGGCGCGCCCGGATGCGGGCCAGCTTCACGGGTCGGCCGAGGGCGACCGCCAGGGCAAGCGCGGTGCGGAGGATCTGGCCGCCGCCCTCGCCGGAGCTACCGTCGAGCGTGAGAAACTCGGTCATGCCACCATTGTAGGTCGCTCCCGCCAGAGAACGCGTGACGGTCTGCCACCCCCGGCGAATCCGAGGTTGTGGGAGCATGCCGCCGCCGGGTAAAGTCTGCCCGGAGAGGAGACGGATGCGCGCGGTGGTGCAACGGGTGAGCGAAGCCCGGGTCGTGGTGAGCGGGCGCATGGTGGCGGCGATCGGCCCGGGGCTCCTGGTGCTGGTCGGCGCTGGCGCGAGGGATACCGAGGCCGACGCCGACTACATCGCCCGGAAGGTGGCCGAGCTCCGGATCTTCGAGGACGATACTGCGAAGCTGAACCGCTCCGTGGAGGAGGTCGGCGGCGCGGTCCTGGTGGTGAGCCAGTTCACGCTCCACGGCGACTGCCGGAAGGGCCGGCGCCCGTCCTTCGATGGCGCGATGCCCCCGGACGCGGCGCGTGGCCTGGTCGAGCGCGTCTGTCAAGTCCTTGCCGAGCGGGGGCTGCGGGTCGAGACGGGAGAGTTCGGCGCGCGGATGGAGGTCTCGCTGGTCAACGAGGGTCCCGTGACGCTTCTCCTCGACAGCCGGAAAGTGTTCTAGCGGGAGGGGATCGCGAGTCGCTTGACAAACTCGGGCGCGAGAGTGTGAGATGAATGGCGCTCGGCCTGGATCGATGCGACGCCTCCTTCTGCTCGTGATGCTTCTGGCCAGCCCGGTCGCGTCCGCCCAGCCCGGGACGGACGCCGGGGCGGCGGCCGAGTCTGTGGTCAAGCAGCTCGAGGCCTTCCGCCGGGGGGACTTCGACGCGGCGTACACGTTCGCGGCGGCGGCGATCAAAGAGCGGTTCGACCGCCGCGAGTTCGAGCGCATGGTCACCGACGGCTATCCGGAGATCGCGCGCTCGACGCTCGCCTCCGTCGCGCGCGCCGAGCTGGCGTCCAACGGCAACGCCTACGTCCACGTCCGGGTCCAGGGGGCGAACGGCAACAGCGTCGAGGCCCTGTACGAGATGGTGTGGGAGGACGACGCCTGGAAGGTCAACGCGGTCGTCACGTGGAGCGGCCAGCCCCAGCGGATCATGTGACCCGGGGGAGCGCGACGTGGCCTCGTTCGGACTCACCCTAGCCAACCGCGGCGTCATCATCGGGATCGTCGGAGCCGGCGAGCTGATCGAGCTCGCCCAGGAGGCCGAGGCATCCCGCGCCTTCGACACCGTCTGGGTGGGGGACAGCCTCCTCGCCAAGCCGCGGCTCGAGTCGGTCACGCTGCTCGGGGCGCTGGCGGGCGCGACGCGTCGGGTCCGGCTGGGGGTCGCATGCCTGGCCACGTTCGTCCACCGCCACCCGGTCCTCTTCGCCCACCAGTGGGCCAGCCTCGATGTCGTCTCCAACGGCCGCACGCTGCTGGCCGTCTGCCTCGGCGGGCCCGACGAGCAGAGCCGGGCGCAGGCGCTCGAGCACGCGGTCATGGCGGTCCGGTCCAGCGAGCGGATCGCGCGGCTCGAGGAAGGGATCGCCATCCTCCGCAAGCTCTTTCACGGGAAGAACGTCTCCCACGCGGGGCGCTTCTACCAGTTCGATGGGGTGACCCTCGAGCCGCCGCCGGTCCAGAACCCCTGCCCGATCTGGATTGCGAGTAACCCCACGGGGCTCACGTGGAAAGGCGGGGCCAGCGCCCCCGAGGCCGTCGTCGAGCGAAACTTCAGGCGCGTCGCCCGCTATGCGGACGGCTGGATGACGAACAAGGTCACCCCGGCGCAGTTCCGCGCGCAGTGGGCGCGCATCACGGCCATGGCGCGTGAGGAGGGGCGCGACCCCGCCCGCCTCGGTAGCGCGCTCTACCACAACATCAATATCAACGACGACCGGCAGGCGGCGCTGGAGGAGAGCAAGACGTTCCTGGACCGGTACTATTCGGCCAACTTCAGCGCCGCGTTTGTCGAGGGCTGGACGGTTGCCGGCAGCGCCAGGCAGTGCGTCGAGCAGCTCCGCGCCTACTTCGACGCGGGGCTCGGGCACATCGCCCTTCGGATGACCTCGTGGGACCAGCGCGGGCAGCTCAAGCGGTTCCTGACCGAGGTCGCGCCCGCGTTCTAAATAGGCCGTCATGATTTGGAGTAATCACGAGTCCGCGCCAGCCGTGCGCCGGGGCGCCCTGCCTCGCTTCAGGCCTCCTCGCCTCGACGGCCCTGGCTCGCTCGGCCGCCTCCGCTGGCCCCCCCATCCCCCCGAGGCGGGGGGTAGTCTTCGCGGCCCAACGCCGTTGGGCCGCTCAGAGCGCTTCGGTGACCTGCGCTTCGCCGCCCGCTACGGCTCGTCGGATTCGCTCGGCAGGGCATCCCCTGCGCACGACCACTCCAAATCGTGGGGCGTTATTTAGGTCCATGCTGCTGGGGATCGACCACATCGTCGTCGTCGTGCCTGACCTCGAGGCGGCGGTCAGGAGCTACGCCTCGCTCGGGTTTACCGTGGTGCCGGGCGGCCGCCATCCCATCGGCACCCACAACGCGCTGATCGCGTTCGCCGACGGCTCCTACCTCGAGCTCATCGCCTTCTACGAGGCCAACGCCGAGCACCGCTGGTGGGCGCCGCTCCAGAAGGGCGGTGGCCTGGTCGACTTCTGCATGCGGACCGACGACCTCCGGGGCGATACGGCGGCGTTCCGCCAGGCCGGCGCGAACATCGAGGATCCGAAGCCGTTGACGCGCGTCCGCCCCGACGGCTACAAGCTGAGCTGGGTCCTGTCCATTCCCCACGGTCCGCACCGGGGAGTCGCGCCCTTTCTGATCGAGGACGAGACGCCGCGGGAGGAGCGCGTTCCCCGGGAAAGCGTGCACCCCAACCGCGTGACCGGGATCGGTACGGTGACGGTCGCCGTGGACAACGTGGCCACTGTCCGCGGGTGGTATGCCGCCATTCTTCGGGCCGACGGTCGCGAGGTCGAGCGCGCGGAGGTGGACGCGGCGGGCGAGCGCTTCGTGATCGGGCCGCACGTGTTCGATTTCGTCGCGCCGAGGGGACCCGGGAGCCCGGTCGCTCGGTGGATCAGCACGCGCGGGTCCTCCCCCTACGCGGCGACTCTCACGACGACCTCGGGGAAGAAGCGCTCGCTCGATGAGGCGAAGACGCTCGGGGCGCGGCTCTCGTTCGTCTGACCTCCCGATCCGCTGACGCGTTTCGGCAGTCTCGTGACATTTTGGCCCGCAGGAAGGACCCTTTCGCTCTGACCCCTGCCGTCGTCCTCACAACCAGGCCCTCGCTAGCGCTCGCTAAGTTCTTGATGTGACGGCTTGGCGCGTCGGGGCC is a genomic window containing:
- the rtcA gene encoding RNA 3'-phosphate cyclase translates to MTEFLTLDGSSGEGGGQILRTALALAVALGRPVKLARIRARRPKPGLQPQHLTVVRALAALSDATVVGDTLNSTELTFVPQALRGGAYRFDVGAVKESAGSVSLLFQALLLPLALAQAPSRLTLLGGTHVPWSPPVHYLTDVFLPALAEIGVEAHLVLRRWGWYPAGGGVVEATIQPTRGLRGVVFGRPEAPVEISGLSAVSRLPRSIAERQRRRALERLAATGLNASIALEEDTSARGPGTVLFLTSRGRAGFSALGRRGVPAERVADEAVDQLLAYIATGAPVDDHLADQLVAFLALARGESAFSCPTLPPHLRTVVEVVGRLLQVRIRLEEGPPARVWISPEVQTDAAPRA
- a CDS encoding D-tyrosyl-tRNA(Tyr) deacylase; the protein is MRAVVQRVSEARVVVSGRMVAAIGPGLLVLVGAGARDTEADADYIARKVAELRIFEDDTAKLNRSVEEVGGAVLVVSQFTLHGDCRKGRRPSFDGAMPPDAARGLVERVCQVLAERGLRVETGEFGARMEVSLVNEGPVTLLLDSRKVF
- a CDS encoding DUF4864 domain-containing protein, which gives rise to MRRLLLLVMLLASPVASAQPGTDAGAAAESVVKQLEAFRRGDFDAAYTFAAAAIKERFDRREFERMVTDGYPEIARSTLASVARAELASNGNAYVHVRVQGANGNSVEALYEMVWEDDAWKVNAVVTWSGQPQRIM
- a CDS encoding LLM class flavin-dependent oxidoreductase; protein product: MASFGLTLANRGVIIGIVGAGELIELAQEAEASRAFDTVWVGDSLLAKPRLESVTLLGALAGATRRVRLGVACLATFVHRHPVLFAHQWASLDVVSNGRTLLAVCLGGPDEQSRAQALEHAVMAVRSSERIARLEEGIAILRKLFHGKNVSHAGRFYQFDGVTLEPPPVQNPCPIWIASNPTGLTWKGGASAPEAVVERNFRRVARYADGWMTNKVTPAQFRAQWARITAMAREEGRDPARLGSALYHNININDDRQAALEESKTFLDRYYSANFSAAFVEGWTVAGSARQCVEQLRAYFDAGLGHIALRMTSWDQRGQLKRFLTEVAPAF
- a CDS encoding VOC family protein — translated: MLLGIDHIVVVVPDLEAAVRSYASLGFTVVPGGRHPIGTHNALIAFADGSYLELIAFYEANAEHRWWAPLQKGGGLVDFCMRTDDLRGDTAAFRQAGANIEDPKPLTRVRPDGYKLSWVLSIPHGPHRGVAPFLIEDETPREERVPRESVHPNRVTGIGTVTVAVDNVATVRGWYAAILRADGREVERAEVDAAGERFVIGPHVFDFVAPRGPGSPVARWISTRGSSPYAATLTTTSGKKRSLDEAKTLGARLSFV